In the genome of Phlebotomus papatasi isolate M1 chromosome 2, Ppap_2.1, whole genome shotgun sequence, one region contains:
- the LOC129800847 gene encoding uncharacterized protein LOC129800847 has protein sequence MAALIGNIPEFYGSEQDWNVYSERLEQFFLVNDIPDEKRSALLISVIGNETYKTLRDLCHPTLPKDKPFEELCDLLKKQYGPQISVFRERNKFYQAKQFDYEGVSAWYARIKTLSVDCKFGDNLESILLDRFISGIRNPLILDRLCEEDETLPLPKAVEIAVNKESSVMDGPSYGRYNSWNRNNTWQQNRRGNRGRRGNRGNYHSNRNFGCDTNENAGAGSVNGDN, from the coding sequence atgGCTGCTCTTATTGGAAATATTCCTGAATTTTATGGCAGTGAGCAGGATTGGAATGTCTATTCGGAGAGATTGGAACAGTTCTTCCTGGTAAATGACATTCCGGATGAGAAGAGAAGTGCTCTGCTCATCAGTGTCATTGGGAATGAGACATACAAAACCCTGAGGGATCTCTGTCATCCAACTCTACCAAAAGACAAACCCTTCGAGGAGCTCTGTGATCTCCTGAAGAAGCAATACGGTCCACAAATCTCAGTCTTCAGGGAGAGGAATAAATTCTACCAGGCTAAGCAGTTTGACTACGAAGGGGTTTCAGCCTGGTATGCTCGTATTAAAACCCTATCAGTTGACTGCAAGTTCGGTGATAATCTGGAATCCATCTTGTTGGATCGCTTCATCAGTGGCATCCGAAATCCCTTAATCCTCGATCGTCTCTGTGAGGAAGATGAGACCTTGCCCCTGCCCAAGGCGGTCGAAATCGCTGTTAACAAAGAAAGCTCCGTGATGGACGGTCCATCCTACGGGCGCTACAACAGTTGGAACAGAAACAATACGTGGCAGCAGAATCGCCGTGGAAATCGCGGCAGACGTGGAAATCGTGGTAACTACCATTCAAACAGGAACTTTGGCTGTGATACAAATGAAAATGCTGGCGCCGGTTCAGTAAACGGCGACAACTAA